The Cryptococcus gattii WM276 chromosome B, complete sequence genome has a segment encoding these proteins:
- a CDS encoding Hypothetical protein (Similar to TIGR gene model, INSD accession AAW40650.1; CNA00380), translated as MTRPSFLNDLERDGYVVVPGIIPESTCDEFISEAWDWLESFPYGFKRDDKSTWTSEHLPYSTTGGLYNRYSVNHEAFVWKIRTDPGIRKIFEQIWDTDDLIVSFDGMNASLPINDQTGRTDIKATAPWPHIDQNPRNINRFELYQGIANLAPNGPSDGGLCVLKGSHKLHQEYFDSIGGFKPDQDVGVSENGYNYKLEDTEWYKNKRCEEVKICAGKGDLILWDSRTIHWNASPMGDQTRFVTYVCYCPRSLMSPAELAKKVEVFKGRKGTTHFPYLNRIPAERPGYHNALPRRPDGTLDAANRTRPRKEPDETPTVLNAVGIRA; from the exons ATGACTAGGCCTTCTTTCCTCAACGACCTCGAGCGTGACGGTTACGTCGTAGTCCCCGGCATTATTCCGGAGTCTACTTGCGATGAGTTTATCAGCGAAGCTTGGGACTGGCTGGAAAGCTTCCCCTATGGATTCAAAAGAGATGATAAGTCTACTTGGACCAGCGAGCACTTACCTTATAGTACAAC TGGAGGCTTGTACAACAGATATTCTGTCAACCATGAAGCTTTCGTGTGGAAGATTCGAAC GGACCCCGGCATCAGGAAGATTTTTGAGCAGATCTGGGATACAGATGATTTGATTGTATCTTTTGACGGCATGAACGCTTCCCTACCTATTAATGATCAAACAGGTCGCACGGACATAAAGGCTACTGCACCATGGCCTC ATATTGACCAGAACCCACGAAACATCAACCGTTTCGAGCTCTACCAAGGTATCGCTAACCTCGCTCCCAATGGGCCTTCCGATGGAGGACTATGCGTACTTAAAGGGTCGCACAAGCTTCATCAAGAATACTTTGATTCGATCGGGGGCTTCAAGCCTGACCAAGATGTGGGGGTGTCTGAAAATGGTTATAACTACAAGCTAGAGGACACCGAGTGGTATAAGAACAAGAGATGTGAAGAGGTGAAGATCTGTGCTGGTAAGGGCGATCTCATTC TATGGGATTCAAGGACCATCCACTGGAACGCTTCGCCCATGGGAGACCAAACCCGCTTTGTAACCTACGTATGCTACTGCCCTCGTAGCTTGATGTCTCCAGCCGAGCTTGCGAAGAAGGTAGAAGTTTTCAAGGGGCGCAAGGGCACTACTCATTTCCCT TACTTGAATCGTATTCCAGCCGAGCGTCCAGGTTACCACAACGCTCTTCCTCGT